One region of Pseudomonas sp. B21-040 genomic DNA includes:
- a CDS encoding NADPH:quinone reductase: protein MAKRIQFRAHGGPEVLEYVDYQPAEPGPHQVRVTNKAIGLNFIDTYYRSGLYAPPALPSGVGSEGAGVVEAVGSEVTRFKVGDRVAYGSGPLGAYSDVHVLPEANLVLLPDAISFETAAGVMLKGLTVQYLLRQTYELKGGETILFHAAAGGVGSLACQWAKALGVKLIGTVSSPEKAALAKANGAWATIDYSHENVAQRVLELTDGKKVPVAYDGVGKDTWLTSLDSVSPRGLVVSFGNASGAVDGVNLGILAAKGSLYVTRPTLATYANNAENLQRMADELFEMIISGKLKVDISQTFALADAAKAQTELSARRTTGSIVLRP, encoded by the coding sequence ATGGCCAAGCGTATCCAGTTCCGCGCCCATGGCGGCCCCGAAGTGCTCGAGTATGTCGATTACCAACCCGCCGAGCCCGGCCCGCATCAGGTCCGCGTCACCAACAAGGCCATCGGCCTGAATTTCATCGATACCTATTACCGCAGCGGCCTCTATGCGCCCCCCGCGCTGCCGTCAGGTGTGGGCTCGGAAGGCGCGGGCGTGGTCGAGGCGGTGGGCAGCGAAGTCACACGTTTCAAGGTTGGTGATCGCGTGGCTTACGGCAGCGGTCCGTTGGGCGCCTACAGCGACGTTCATGTGTTGCCCGAGGCCAATCTGGTGCTTCTGCCGGACGCCATCAGCTTCGAAACAGCGGCCGGGGTCATGCTCAAGGGCCTGACCGTGCAGTACCTGCTGCGTCAGACCTATGAACTCAAGGGTGGCGAAACCATTTTGTTCCACGCTGCCGCCGGTGGCGTAGGCTCCCTGGCTTGCCAATGGGCGAAGGCGTTGGGCGTGAAGTTGATCGGTACGGTCAGCTCGCCTGAGAAAGCCGCGCTCGCCAAGGCCAATGGCGCTTGGGCGACCATCGATTACAGCCATGAAAACGTCGCACAACGCGTGCTGGAACTGACTGACGGGAAGAAAGTACCGGTGGCGTATGACGGTGTCGGCAAAGACACCTGGCTGACATCGCTCGATAGCGTTTCGCCGAGGGGGTTGGTGGTGAGCTTCGGCAATGCGTCCGGCGCGGTGGACGGGGTGAACCTGGGGATTTTGGCGGCGAAGGGTTCGCTGTACGTGACCCGGCCAACGCTGGCGACTTATGCCAACAATGCCGAGAACTTGCAGCGCATGGCCGATGAACTGTTCGAGATGATCATCAGTGGGAAACTGAAGGTGGACATCAGCCAGACGTTTGCCTTGGCAGACGCGGCGAAGGCGCAGACCGAATTGTCGGCGCGGCGCACGACGGGTTCGATAGTGCTGCGGCCATAA
- a CDS encoding LysM peptidoglycan-binding domain-containing protein, with amino-acid sequence MRKSLLALLLLASAGLAHGQVQLKEGFPQQYTVVAGDTLWDISGKFLRQPWQWPELWQVNPQIENPNLIFPGDSLSLVYVNGQPRLTLNRGASRGTIKLSPQVRSSPVAEAIPSIALRSINSFLLSNRIVDKVEDFDKAPYIVAGDAERVLSGMGDRIFARGHFDPNQPVYGIFRQGKVYTDPESKEFLGINADDIGGGEIVATEGDVATLALHRTTQEVRLGDRLFSGEERSINSTFMPSAPKTQVNGVIIDVPRGVTQIGALDVVTLNKGQRDGLAEGNVLVVMKTGETVRDRITGQPLKIPDERAGLLMVFRTYDKLSYGLVLNASRSLAVMDKVRNP; translated from the coding sequence ATGAGGAAATCACTACTCGCCTTGCTCCTTCTGGCCTCGGCCGGTTTGGCGCACGGGCAAGTGCAACTCAAGGAAGGTTTTCCACAGCAATACACAGTGGTTGCGGGGGACACACTCTGGGACATCTCGGGAAAATTTCTGCGCCAGCCGTGGCAATGGCCCGAGCTGTGGCAGGTTAATCCGCAAATCGAAAACCCCAATCTGATATTCCCCGGCGACTCACTGTCGCTGGTCTACGTCAACGGCCAGCCCCGTCTGACCCTCAATCGCGGGGCATCGCGCGGCACCATCAAACTCTCGCCACAGGTGCGCAGCTCGCCAGTGGCCGAGGCCATCCCGAGCATTGCGCTGCGATCGATCAACAGCTTTCTGTTGAGCAACCGCATCGTCGACAAGGTCGAGGATTTCGACAAGGCGCCTTACATCGTCGCCGGCGATGCGGAGCGCGTGCTCAGCGGCATGGGCGACCGCATCTTCGCCCGTGGCCACTTTGACCCGAACCAGCCGGTCTACGGCATTTTCCGCCAAGGCAAGGTCTACACCGATCCCGAGAGCAAGGAGTTCCTGGGGATCAACGCCGACGACATCGGCGGCGGCGAAATTGTCGCCACCGAAGGCGACGTCGCAACATTGGCGCTACATCGCACGACTCAAGAGGTGCGTCTCGGTGACCGTTTGTTCAGTGGCGAAGAACGCTCGATCAACTCGACCTTTATGCCCAGTGCACCGAAAACCCAGGTCAACGGGGTGATCATCGATGTTCCGCGAGGGGTGACGCAGATCGGCGCGCTGGACGTGGTCACGCTGAACAAGGGGCAACGTGATGGCCTGGCCGAAGGCAACGTGCTGGTGGTGATGAAAACCGGCGAAACCGTACGCGACCGGATCACCGGTCAGCCACTGAAAATTCCCGATGAGCGCGCCGGTCTGCTGATGGTTTTCCGCACTTACGACAAGCTCAGCTACGGGCTTGTGCTCAACGCATCGCGCTCGCTGGCCGTCATGGACAAGGTGCGAAATCCTTAA
- the dprA gene encoding DNA-processing protein DprA, with amino-acid sequence MSLPAVTPVSPAELEARLRLHRLPELGPARFKKLLEAFGSASKALSAPASAWRSLGLPLACAEARRTNEVRDGASHALAWLERPGQHLLMWDQPDYPALLAEISDAPPLLFVAGDPGILEKPQLAMVGSRRASRPGMDTAAAFSRSLAGAGFVITSGLALGIDAAAHQAALDVGGRTVGVLGTGLEKFYPQRNRRLADAMIASGSAVLSEFPLDAGPTASNFPRRNRIISGLSLGVLVVEASVASGSLITARLAGEQGREVYAIPGSIHHPGAKGCHRLIRDGAILVETVEHILEALRGWQRLPLSSEKPSVTHPLLILLHAAPHTSEALSVSSGWALSKVLAALTELEMDGRAICESGRWFARVS; translated from the coding sequence ATGTCGCTGCCTGCTGTTACACCGGTGTCCCCTGCGGAGCTGGAAGCTCGTTTACGTTTGCACCGTTTGCCTGAACTCGGCCCGGCGCGTTTCAAAAAACTGCTCGAAGCCTTCGGCTCGGCCTCAAAAGCCCTCAGCGCGCCGGCCAGTGCCTGGCGTTCGCTGGGCTTGCCATTGGCATGCGCCGAAGCTCGCCGTACCAATGAAGTACGTGATGGCGCCAGCCACGCATTGGCCTGGTTAGAGCGTCCGGGCCAGCATTTATTAATGTGGGACCAACCCGACTACCCGGCGCTGCTCGCAGAAATCAGTGATGCGCCGCCATTGTTGTTCGTTGCAGGTGATCCCGGGATTCTGGAGAAACCGCAGCTGGCGATGGTCGGCAGTCGTCGCGCCTCGCGTCCGGGCATGGACACCGCCGCCGCGTTTTCCCGCAGCCTGGCGGGTGCCGGTTTTGTCATCACCAGCGGTCTGGCACTGGGTATTGATGCCGCCGCGCATCAAGCCGCTCTGGATGTGGGCGGGCGAACGGTCGGGGTACTTGGCACGGGACTTGAAAAGTTTTATCCACAGCGCAACAGACGTCTGGCTGACGCCATGATTGCGTCGGGGAGCGCAGTGCTTTCGGAGTTCCCGCTGGACGCCGGCCCTACCGCCAGCAACTTCCCCCGGCGCAATCGAATTATCAGCGGTTTGTCGCTCGGCGTGCTGGTGGTCGAGGCCAGCGTTGCCAGTGGTTCGTTGATTACGGCGAGACTGGCAGGGGAGCAAGGTCGGGAGGTTTATGCGATTCCCGGGTCGATTCATCACCCAGGCGCGAAGGGCTGCCATCGGCTGATCCGTGACGGTGCGATACTGGTGGAAACTGTCGAGCATATCCTCGAAGCCTTGCGTGGCTGGCAACGGTTGCCGTTATCCAGCGAGAAACCCTCGGTGACCCATCCGTTGCTCATACTGTTGCACGCCGCGCCGCACACCAGTGAGGCGTTGTCCGTCTCCAGTGGCTGGGCGTTGTCCAAAGTGCTGGCCGCGCTGACGGAGCTGGAGATGGACGGTCGCGCAATCTGCGAAAGCGGGCGTTGGTTTGCGCGGGTGAGCTAG
- the def gene encoding peptide deformylase yields MAILNILEFPDSRLRTIAKPVAVVDDEVRQLVDDMFETMYEAPGIGLAATQVNVHKRIVVMDLSEDRTEPRVFINPEFETLTDEMEQYQEGCLSVPGFYENVDRPQKVKIKALDRDGQPYELIAEGLLAVCIQHECDHLNGKLFVDYLSSLKRDRIKKKLEKLHRQNA; encoded by the coding sequence ATGGCCATTTTAAACATCCTCGAATTCCCCGATTCGCGCCTGCGCACTATCGCCAAACCTGTGGCCGTAGTGGACGACGAAGTGCGTCAGTTGGTCGATGACATGTTTGAAACAATGTATGAAGCGCCAGGCATCGGCCTCGCCGCGACCCAGGTCAACGTGCACAAACGCATCGTGGTGATGGACCTCTCCGAAGACCGCACCGAACCACGGGTGTTCATCAACCCCGAGTTCGAAACCCTGACTGACGAGATGGAGCAGTATCAGGAAGGCTGTCTCTCGGTGCCGGGCTTCTACGAAAACGTTGATCGCCCGCAGAAGGTCAAGATCAAGGCCCTGGACCGCGACGGCCAGCCTTACGAACTGATCGCCGAAGGCCTGCTCGCGGTGTGCATCCAGCATGAATGCGACCACCTGAACGGCAAATTGTTCGTCGACTATCTGTCCAGTCTCAAACGCGACCGAATCAAGAAGAAACTGGAAAAGCTCCATCGCCAGAACGCTTGA
- the rsmB gene encoding 16S rRNA (cytosine(967)-C(5))-methyltransferase RsmB, translating to MNPRLAAAKALAAVLNGKASLNSSLPTQMDKVEDRDRGFTQDLAFGTARWQPRLSALAAKLLQKPFKAADADVEALLLVGLYQLLYTRVPAHAAIGETVGCADKLKKPWAKALLNAVLRRAQRESEALLAELEHDPVVRTAHPRWLQKSLKAFWPQQWEAICAANNAHPPMILRVNRRHHTRDAYLGLLTEAGIAATPCVYSQDGIILESAADVRSLPGFAEGWISVQDEAAQLAADLLDLAPGQRVLDACCAPGGKTCHILEAEPKLAGVVAVDLEAKRLVRVRENLERLKLSAELIAADGRDTATWWDGKPFQRILLDAPCSATGVIRRHPDIKLTRQPDDIAALAVLQGELLDALWITLEVGGILLYATCSTLPTENTEVIEAFLARTPGARELDLATAAGIKQPHGRQLLAQEGGHDGFYYAKMIKIAAARG from the coding sequence ATGAACCCGCGCCTGGCCGCCGCCAAGGCACTTGCCGCTGTTCTTAACGGAAAAGCCTCACTCAACAGTTCTCTGCCCACGCAAATGGACAAGGTGGAAGACCGCGACCGCGGTTTCACCCAGGACCTGGCGTTCGGCACCGCGCGCTGGCAGCCGCGTTTGTCGGCGCTGGCGGCCAAGTTGCTGCAAAAACCCTTCAAGGCTGCGGATGCCGACGTCGAGGCGCTGTTGCTGGTCGGCCTCTATCAACTGCTCTACACCCGCGTTCCGGCCCACGCCGCCATCGGTGAAACGGTCGGTTGCGCCGACAAGTTGAAGAAGCCTTGGGCCAAAGCCTTGCTCAATGCTGTGCTGCGCCGCGCCCAGCGGGAAAGCGAAGCGTTGCTGGCCGAGCTGGAGCACGACCCGGTGGTGCGCACCGCCCACCCGCGCTGGCTGCAAAAGTCTCTGAAAGCGTTCTGGCCGCAGCAATGGGAAGCCATTTGCGCGGCGAACAATGCGCATCCACCGATGATTCTGCGGGTCAACCGTCGTCATCACACTCGCGATGCTTACCTTGGGTTGCTGACCGAAGCCGGGATCGCCGCGACGCCGTGCGTGTACAGTCAGGACGGCATCATCCTGGAGTCCGCCGCCGATGTGCGCAGCCTGCCGGGGTTCGCCGAAGGCTGGATCAGCGTGCAGGATGAAGCGGCGCAACTGGCTGCCGACCTGCTCGATCTGGCGCCGGGCCAACGGGTACTGGACGCTTGCTGCGCACCGGGCGGCAAGACCTGCCACATCCTTGAAGCCGAACCGAAGCTGGCGGGCGTGGTAGCGGTGGACCTTGAAGCCAAGCGTCTGGTGCGGGTGCGGGAAAACCTCGAACGCCTGAAACTCAGCGCCGAGCTGATCGCCGCCGATGGCCGTGACACCGCCACCTGGTGGGATGGCAAACCGTTTCAACGCATCCTGCTGGACGCGCCATGCTCGGCGACGGGGGTCATCCGTCGTCATCCGGACATCAAGTTGACCCGCCAACCCGACGACATCGCCGCGCTGGCGGTGCTGCAAGGTGAACTGCTCGACGCCCTGTGGATAACTCTGGAAGTGGGCGGCATTCTGCTGTACGCCACCTGTTCCACACTGCCAACCGAAAACACTGAAGTCATCGAAGCCTTCCTCGCCCGTACGCCGGGCGCCCGTGAGCTGGACCTCGCCACTGCCGCCGGCATCAAGCAACCTCACGGTCGCCAGTTGCTGGCCCAGGAAGGCGGTCACGACGGGTTCTACTACGCCAAAATGATCAAGATTGCCGCTGCGCGCGGTTAA
- the trkA gene encoding Trk system potassium transporter TrkA — MKIIILGAGQVGGSLAEHLASEANDITVVDTDGERLRDLGDRLDIRTVHGRGSLPTVLRQAGADDADMLVAVTNSDETNMVACQVAHTLFHTPTKIARVREAAYLTRSELFDNDAIPVDVLISPEQVVTNYIKRLIQHPGALQVIDFAEGKAQLVAVKAYYGGPLVGQQLRQLREHMPNVETRVAAIFRRDRPILPQGDTVIEADDEVFFIAAKANIRAVMSEMRRLDETYKRIVIAGGGQIGERLAEAIESRYQVKIIEMNPARCRHLSDTLDSTVVLQGSASDRDLLMEENIADADIFLALTNDDEANIMSSLLAKRLGAKKVMTIINNPAYVDLIQGGDIDIAISPQLATIGTLLAHVRRGDIVSVHSLRRGAAEAIEAIAHGDAKSSKVIGKAIENIGLPPGTTIGAIIRDEEVIIAHDNTVIETGDHVILFLVDKKHIRDVEKLFHVGLSFF; from the coding sequence ATGAAAATCATCATCCTCGGTGCAGGGCAGGTCGGCGGTTCACTGGCGGAGCACTTGGCCAGTGAAGCCAACGACATCACGGTGGTCGACACCGACGGCGAACGCTTGCGCGACCTCGGTGATCGCCTGGACATCCGCACGGTGCACGGCCGCGGCTCGCTGCCGACGGTACTGCGCCAGGCCGGCGCAGACGATGCCGACATGCTGGTGGCCGTGACCAACAGCGATGAAACCAACATGGTTGCCTGTCAGGTCGCGCACACGCTGTTTCATACGCCGACCAAAATCGCCCGGGTGCGCGAAGCGGCGTACCTTACGCGCTCCGAATTGTTCGATAACGACGCGATCCCGGTGGATGTGCTGATCAGCCCGGAACAAGTGGTGACCAACTACATCAAGCGCCTGATCCAGCATCCGGGCGCCTTGCAGGTGATCGACTTCGCCGAAGGCAAGGCGCAACTGGTCGCGGTGAAGGCGTATTACGGCGGGCCGCTGGTGGGTCAGCAATTGCGGCAATTGCGCGAACACATGCCGAATGTCGAAACCCGTGTCGCTGCGATTTTCCGCCGTGACCGGCCGATCCTGCCGCAGGGCGATACAGTCATCGAGGCGGACGACGAAGTGTTTTTCATCGCGGCCAAGGCGAATATTCGCGCCGTGATGAGCGAAATGCGCCGGTTGGATGAAACCTACAAACGCATCGTGATTGCCGGGGGCGGGCAGATCGGCGAGCGCCTGGCCGAGGCCATCGAAAGCCGTTATCAGGTGAAAATCATCGAGATGAACCCGGCACGCTGCCGTCATCTCTCGGACACCCTCGACAGCACCGTGGTGTTGCAGGGCAGTGCCTCCGACCGCGACTTGTTGATGGAAGAGAACATCGCCGACGCCGATATCTTCCTGGCCCTGACCAACGATGACGAAGCCAACATCATGTCCTCGTTGCTGGCCAAGCGCCTGGGCGCGAAGAAGGTGATGACCATCATCAACAACCCGGCGTATGTGGACCTGATTCAGGGCGGTGACATCGACATCGCCATCAGCCCGCAATTGGCGACCATCGGCACGTTGCTGGCCCACGTGCGCCGCGGCGATATCGTCAGCGTGCACTCATTGCGCCGGGGCGCGGCAGAGGCGATTGAAGCGATTGCCCACGGTGATGCGAAATCGAGCAAGGTGATCGGCAAGGCCATCGAGAACATCGGTTTGCCGCCGGGCACCACCATCGGCGCGATTATTCGTGATGAAGAAGTGATCATCGCGCATGACAACACCGTGATTGAAACGGGCGACCATGTGATTTTGTTCCTTGTGGATAAAAAGCATATTCGCGATGTGGAGAAGCTGTTCCATGTGGGGCTGAGTTTCTTCTGA
- the fmt gene encoding methionyl-tRNA formyltransferase, whose amino-acid sequence MTEPLRIVFAGTPEFAAEHLKALLDSPYEIVAVYTQPDRPAGRGQKLMPSPVKQLAQENNIPVLQPPTLRNEEAQAELAALKPDLLVVVAYGLILPQVVLDIPRLGCINSHASLLPRWRGAAPIQRAVEAGDAESGVTVMRMELGLDTGPMLLKVTTPITAEDTGGSLHDRLAELGPPAVIQAIAGLAAGTLEVEVQDDSLATYAHKLNKDEARIDWSRPAIELERLVRAFNPWPITHSTLNGEALKVLAASLAEGKGAPGEILSASKDGLIVACGEQALCLSRLQLPGGKALNFSDLFNSRREKFAVGTVLGHTADAQ is encoded by the coding sequence ATGACTGAGCCACTGCGCATCGTCTTTGCCGGCACCCCGGAATTCGCCGCCGAACACCTCAAGGCCCTGCTTGACAGCCCTTATGAGATCGTCGCGGTTTACACCCAGCCGGACCGTCCGGCGGGCCGTGGGCAAAAGCTGATGCCTAGCCCGGTCAAACAGTTGGCTCAGGAAAACAACATCCCGGTGTTGCAACCGCCAACCCTGCGCAACGAAGAGGCTCAGGCTGAACTGGCCGCGCTCAAGCCGGACTTGCTGGTGGTGGTCGCCTACGGCCTGATCCTGCCGCAAGTGGTGCTGGATATTCCGCGCCTGGGTTGCATCAACAGCCACGCCTCGCTGCTGCCACGCTGGCGCGGGGCGGCGCCGATCCAGCGCGCCGTCGAAGCAGGCGATGCTGAAAGTGGCGTGACCGTGATGCGCATGGAACTGGGCCTGGACACTGGCCCGATGCTGCTGAAAGTCACCACACCGATCACCGCTGAAGACACCGGTGGTAGCCTCCACGACCGTCTGGCGGAACTGGGCCCACCGGCCGTGATTCAAGCCATTGCCGGCCTCGCAGCGGGCACGTTGGAAGTCGAAGTGCAGGACGACAGCCTCGCCACTTACGCACACAAATTGAACAAGGATGAAGCGCGCATCGACTGGAGCCGTCCGGCCATCGAGCTTGAACGTCTGGTCCGCGCCTTCAACCCATGGCCGATTACCCACAGCACACTGAACGGCGAAGCGCTGAAAGTGCTGGCCGCGAGCCTCGCTGAAGGAAAGGGCGCGCCAGGGGAAATTCTCAGCGCCAGCAAGGACGGTCTGATCGTCGCGTGCGGTGAGCAGGCGTTGTGCCTGAGCCGTCTGCAATTGCCCGGCGGCAAGGCACTGAACTTCAGCGACTTGTTCAACAGCCGTCGTGAGAAATTCGCGGTCGGCACCGTGCTCGGTCACACGGCGGACGCTCAATGA
- the aroE gene encoding shikimate dehydrogenase, with protein sequence MDRYVVFGNPIGHSKSPLIHRLFAEQTAQKLDYNTLLAPLDDFSTCARTFFLEGRGANVTVPFKEEAYRLANSLTARAQRAGAVNTLSKLADGSLLGDNTDGAGLVRDLTVNASFSLKGKRILLLGAGGAVRGALEPLLAEQPASLVIANRTVEKAELLAELFADLGPVSASSFDWLKESVDLIINATSASLSGDVPPIAGSLIEPGKTVCYDMMYGKEPTSFCRWATEHGAAVSMDGLGMLAEQAAEAFFLWRGVRPDTAPVLAELRRQLAI encoded by the coding sequence ATGGACCGTTACGTTGTATTCGGTAACCCGATTGGCCATAGCAAGTCGCCTCTGATCCATCGCCTGTTCGCCGAGCAGACCGCGCAAAAGCTGGACTACAACACGCTGCTGGCGCCACTTGACGACTTCTCCACCTGCGCCCGGACATTTTTCCTCGAAGGTCGCGGCGCCAACGTGACCGTACCGTTCAAAGAAGAGGCTTATCGGCTGGCGAATAGCCTGACGGCGCGGGCACAGCGGGCCGGTGCGGTAAACACCCTGAGCAAACTCGCCGATGGCAGCCTGCTGGGCGATAACACCGACGGCGCCGGGCTGGTGCGGGACCTGACGGTCAACGCCAGTTTCAGCCTCAAGGGCAAACGCATCCTGTTGCTGGGGGCGGGTGGCGCAGTGCGCGGCGCTCTGGAACCGTTGCTGGCCGAACAACCGGCCTCCTTGGTGATCGCCAACCGCACCGTGGAAAAAGCCGAGTTACTGGCGGAGTTGTTCGCAGACCTGGGCCCGGTCTCGGCCAGTAGTTTCGACTGGTTGAAAGAGTCGGTGGACCTGATCATCAATGCGACGTCGGCGAGCCTGTCGGGTGACGTGCCGCCGATTGCCGGCAGCTTGATCGAGCCGGGCAAAACCGTTTGCTACGACATGATGTATGGCAAGGAGCCGACTTCGTTCTGCCGTTGGGCCACGGAGCATGGCGCGGCGGTGTCGATGGATGGTTTGGGCATGCTCGCTGAACAGGCGGCAGAAGCCTTCTTCCTGTGGCGCGGTGTGCGCCCGGATACGGCGCCAGTGCTGGCCGAACTGCGCCGCCAGCTCGCCATATAA
- a CDS encoding L-threonylcarbamoyladenylate synthase, whose amino-acid sequence MVNSWRVQQAAQAVRAGAVIAYPTEAVWGLGCDPWDEEAVYRLLMLKGRSMEKGLILVADNIRQFDFLFEDFPELWMDRMASTWPGPNTWLVPHQNLLPQWITGVHETVALRVSDHPLVRDLCAIVGPLVSTSANPQGRPAARTRLRVEQYFRGELDLVLGGNLGGRKNPSVIRDLATGHVVRPD is encoded by the coding sequence ATGGTCAACAGTTGGCGTGTGCAACAAGCCGCGCAAGCCGTTCGCGCAGGGGCGGTCATTGCCTATCCGACCGAAGCGGTCTGGGGGCTGGGTTGCGATCCGTGGGACGAAGAAGCGGTGTATCGTCTGCTGATGCTCAAGGGTCGGTCTATGGAGAAGGGCCTGATTCTGGTAGCCGACAACATTCGTCAGTTCGACTTCCTCTTCGAAGACTTCCCGGAACTGTGGATGGACCGCATGGCCAGTACCTGGCCGGGGCCTAACACCTGGCTGGTGCCGCATCAGAATCTGTTGCCGCAGTGGATCACCGGAGTGCATGAAACCGTTGCGTTGCGGGTCAGCGATCATCCGCTGGTGCGGGATTTATGCGCCATTGTCGGGCCGTTGGTGTCGACTTCGGCCAACCCGCAGGGACGGCCGGCGGCGCGCACGCGGCTTCGCGTGGAGCAGTATTTCCGCGGAGAGCTGGATTTGGTGTTGGGCGGGAATCTGGGGGGGCGCAAGAACCCGAGCGTGATTCGAGACCTCGCGACCGGGCACGTTGTGCGCCCGGACTAA
- the hemF gene encoding oxygen-dependent coproporphyrinogen oxidase yields MTTRTEAVKAYLLDLQDRICAALEAEDGGTRFVEDAWTRPAGGGGRTRVIENGAVIEKGGVNFSHVFGSGLPPSASAHRPELAGRGFEALGVSLVIHPHNPHVPTSHANVRFFIAEKEGEEPVWWFGGGFDLTPYYGNEDDCVHWHRVAEQACAPFGPDVYSRYKAWCDSYFHIKHRHEPRGIGGLFFDDLNEWDFDTSFAFMRAIGDAYIDAYLPIVQRRKQDAFTAQQREFQEFRRGRYVEFNLVYDRGTLFGLQSGGRTESILMSLPPQVRWGYDWKAEPGSEEARLTEYFLQDRDWLAEA; encoded by the coding sequence ATGACGACCCGCACCGAGGCCGTAAAAGCCTACCTGCTCGACCTGCAAGACCGCATTTGCGCGGCCCTCGAAGCTGAAGACGGCGGCACACGCTTCGTCGAAGACGCCTGGACCCGGCCTGCCGGTGGCGGCGGTCGCACGCGAGTGATCGAAAACGGTGCAGTGATCGAAAAGGGTGGTGTCAACTTTTCCCACGTTTTCGGCAGCGGCCTCCCGCCTTCTGCCAGCGCTCATCGGCCAGAACTGGCCGGGCGTGGCTTCGAAGCCCTCGGCGTGTCGCTGGTGATTCATCCGCACAACCCGCACGTACCCACTTCCCACGCCAACGTGCGCTTTTTCATCGCTGAAAAAGAAGGTGAAGAACCGGTCTGGTGGTTCGGCGGCGGCTTCGACCTGACCCCTTATTACGGCAATGAAGACGATTGCGTGCATTGGCACCGCGTCGCCGAGCAGGCCTGTGCACCGTTCGGCCCGGACGTCTATTCGCGCTACAAAGCCTGGTGCGACAGCTATTTCCACATCAAGCATCGTCACGAGCCGCGCGGCATCGGCGGCCTGTTCTTCGATGACTTGAACGAGTGGGACTTCGACACCAGCTTCGCGTTCATGCGCGCCATCGGTGATGCGTACATCGACGCTTATCTGCCGATCGTGCAGCGCCGCAAACAGGATGCGTTCACCGCCCAGCAGCGTGAATTCCAGGAATTCCGTCGTGGCCGTTACGTTGAGTTCAACCTGGTCTACGACCGTGGCACCTTGTTCGGCCTGCAATCGGGCGGGCGTACCGAGTCGATCCTCATGTCCCTGCCGCCGCAAGTGCGCTGGGGCTATGACTGGAAAGCCGAACCAGGCAGCGAAGAAGCCCGCCTGACCGAGTACTTCCTGCAAGACCGCGATTGGTTGGCCGAGGCCTGA